The following are encoded together in the Pontibacter liquoris genome:
- a CDS encoding NAD(P)-dependent alcohol dehydrogenase — MKAAVHTRYGPPEVVSIQEVAKPKPKDNEVLVRVYASTVNRTDSGFRSAEYFISRFWSGLLRPNYQTLGCEFAGQVEAVGKAVQSVKVGENVFGYNDKKCGGHGQYMTLVENDAFTTMPEGLTYEEAAPITEGAHYALGHIRAANVTAGQAVLVYGATGAIGSAAVQLLKHFGAHVTAVCHTQRVPLVKSLGADVVIDYTQEDYARAGRKYDLVLDAVGKTSFGHCKPVLTENGIYISTELGKNWENVYLALLTPLRKGKKVMFPIPTISKADVEFLGQLVAQKEFKPVLDRSYTLEQIVEAYRYVETGQKIGNVVLTLA, encoded by the coding sequence ATGAAAGCAGCAGTACATACCCGGTACGGACCTCCCGAAGTGGTCAGTATACAGGAAGTTGCCAAGCCAAAGCCCAAAGACAATGAAGTGCTGGTGCGGGTCTACGCCTCGACGGTTAACCGCACCGACAGCGGGTTCCGGAGTGCCGAATATTTCATTTCGAGGTTCTGGAGCGGCCTGCTCCGGCCCAATTACCAAACGCTGGGTTGTGAGTTTGCCGGCCAGGTAGAAGCAGTGGGCAAGGCCGTGCAATCTGTAAAAGTCGGGGAAAATGTGTTCGGCTATAACGACAAGAAGTGCGGCGGACATGGCCAGTACATGACATTAGTGGAAAACGACGCCTTTACGACCATGCCCGAAGGCCTGACCTACGAAGAAGCGGCCCCGATCACCGAAGGTGCCCACTATGCGCTAGGCCACATCCGGGCAGCAAACGTAACTGCCGGGCAAGCGGTGCTGGTGTATGGGGCAACGGGCGCTATCGGCTCGGCGGCAGTGCAGCTGCTCAAACATTTCGGGGCGCACGTAACGGCTGTTTGCCATACTCAACGTGTTCCGCTTGTCAAGTCCCTGGGGGCTGATGTGGTGATCGATTACACGCAGGAAGATTATGCCCGGGCAGGCCGCAAGTATGACCTGGTGCTGGATGCCGTTGGCAAAACCTCCTTTGGGCACTGCAAACCGGTGCTGACCGAGAACGGGATTTATATCTCTACCGAGCTTGGCAAAAACTGGGAGAATGTTTACCTGGCACTGCTCACGCCACTGCGGAAGGGCAAAAAGGTGATGTTCCCGATTCCAACCATCAGCAAAGCCGATGTAGAGTTCCTCGGGCAACTGGTAGCGCAAAAGGAGTTTAAGCCGGTGCTGGACCGGAGTTATACCTTAGAGCAGATCGTGGAAGCTTACAGGTATGTGGAGACAGGGCAGAAAATTGGCAATGTGGTCCTAACGCTGGCTTAA